In the genome of Panthera uncia isolate 11264 chromosome X, Puncia_PCG_1.0, whole genome shotgun sequence, the window TTCCTCACAGTGTGACTGTCCCTCCTTCCAGGGCTTCCTCGTCCTCCCAGCCGCCCCCTGGGACCCTGGGCCACGACCATCCTGTTCTGCATGCTGCTGGACCCAGCGTTACCCCTGACTCAGGAGCACCATGGTAAGGGCGTGAAGCTGTCTGACCCTTTTCTGCCCGCCTCATTCCGCGTCCTGTGTCCCTGGGGACACGTCCTGACACGTGAGGTCTCTGGGTCCTTCCGCACCTTACACGCCTGCACAAAGTGTGTGCTGTCCAGCCTGGCCCCTGCCGTGTGCGTTGCACGTGATGCTGGTGAGGTCTGCTCACTCCGGAGTGCCCTGGGTCCAGGGCTGTGCACAAGCTGGCTGGACGTGTTGTCAAAATGCATCCGTGTTGTCAGAGTTCTGTTGACCGTCAAAGACTTTCTCGGCTGCGTTATGTCAGGGATTTGATCACTAACTGACACATTCCCTGCTTTCTGACACAAGTTCTGCCTTAGGACCAACCGGAGGAAGCCCGATGCGCTGTCCTAACGTATCACAGGGGCACCCCGCTTCTAGGGAGTCACGTGATCTCCCCCACACCCACAGCCTCTGCTCAGGCACAACCGAATGGCCCCGCTTGTCCACTGTGAAAcctgccctcccctctgtccGCCCTTGAGTCTCTGACAAGTGCCGCCAATGGTGGCCGACTCCCTCACCGTGCTGAGCTCGTAGTAAAAATAGTCTCTGCTGGTTCTCACTTGGTTGGTCTTGGCTCACATACACGGTAGGCGTCCTCACATGGAGAAAAGGCACAGAGATCCAGGCAGGAAGGGGAGATGGGAGCAGGGCAGATTCTGAGGATGTGCCAATGCCCTGGGGCCACCTGGGGTGggacaggggaagggcacagcATGTCCCAGCCTTGATCTTTGCTTACAAGATACGGGATGGGTCAGCGGGTGGGGAGTGACGATGGGAAAAGGGCAACTTCTGAATCCGGTGGCTACCTCTTTCAGATGTTCCAACCACGGAATGGGTCCCCAGTCTAAATATGAAGTTTGACCGAAGGACAATGGAACTGAGTTGGGACTGCAAAGAAAACACTACCTACCTCGAATGTGTGATGATCcacaaggagaaaggagagatcaGAAAAAAGGTAAGATGATTTGATAAAGTCATCTGGTATCCTTCACGAGGCTCTCTTCACATTAGGAATAAGGCTACAACAGGTGGGAATGGACAGCATGGGTATGATGTTGGACACATCATGGTTCTAGATGTACCAGGGAGATAAGGGCTGGCCCGTGTCCAAAAGGTGCCTGGGGGCCCGATTCCCTGGGGGACTTAGCAACTCCTTGGAAAATGTCTTACCCCAAAAGGAAAGGGAGGGCGGGACTCCCCAGAAAGGATGCCCAGCTCAAAGCTCCTATGAGGTTAGACCTGTCACAGGCTGTAGGGTGGGACCCTTGGGGATGATCACCCACCCAAAGAAGGCGAAATGAGACAATCTGGTGGGATGCGGGACCCAGGGCCACAAGGGCAGATTCCGATCGGGAACCCGAATGTGCCCAGAATTTCCAGGGGGCACTTTCCAGGAGACGGAATGTCCAACAACAGTGATCAGGGGGAAGACATGTGGCTTATTCTGTGATTTTCAGGCTTTGGTGTCCCCTCAGAGGGTGTTGCTTAGGGGAACCGCTGTCCTCCCAGCAGAAACTGCAGCCTTTTGCCCGGTGGATCCATCCAAACTCATCCACATGGCGGACTTAATCCCAAGAAAGACATAGCATTAGTCCCGAGTGTTCGATGAAAACAAGGTCACAAGTCTCACCAGATACAATGGTAACATGAAGCCTGTGCTTGTATGAGGGGTTTGAGACAGGACAAGAAAACTCCCCCGCCTGGACCCCACTGagccagaatctgcattttaaccgGATCTCTGGTGACTGAGGGCCCCAGTGAAAGAAGGCCTCTATTCCCGCCTTCTAAACAACAGTATACACTGCAGGGTTGAGGTCCCACCTACATGTTGGCACGCCAACACCCACCCAGAGAGTGTGCATGGGTGGTGGTGACTTCACGGGGTCAGTGGATGAACAAACGACATCcagatgagaagaaaaaatttCCTAATGCGCTGACTGGTTGCATCTTTTTAGCCCAAGAACAAAGACTGTCACTGCAACTTTTCCCATGATTCTCTTCATGGGGGAATCACGTTCGTGGTTAAAGTAAATAGCACCCAAGGACCGATTCCAGAAAAACTGGTCTACGCTAACCCAGGTAGGGAAAACATCACAGTGATCCTTCTGGACATCATTACCCTCAAGGCATGCCCAATTTTGTCTTTCTTGTCTGACTTTGCTCACTTAGCATACATAACACCTTCTTTTTGTAACGGAATACTACTCCAtcgtgtgtatacaccacatcttctgtatccatccATTCAGCAACACCGTTTAGGCTGTGTCCACACGTTGGCTATTGCGAATCATAATGAATGATGATTCACATTATTGTGAATGTGTGCCataatgaacatgggggtgtgtATACCTTTTGGGGATCCAGATTTCGTTTCCTTTCAGTATAGACCCAAAAGTAGGGATTGCTGGGCCATATGAGAGTTCTGCGGTGAATATTTAGAGAAACTTCCTaatttttccacagtggctgcactcactcacattcccaccagcagtgcacagggTTCCCTGTTGCCCACACCCTCCCTGGtattgatctctcctctttttcataatagccatttAGCGGGTGTGAGACGACAGCTCCTTGCGGCTTTGATtcgcatttctttgatgatgagtgatgtggagtatCTTCCAACGTAGccgttggccatctgtgtatcttcttctgaaaaatgtctattcaggtcctttgccctaTTCAGGTTGTTTCAGTTTTGGGGGgtcttgtgtttgtttgtttgttttcttttgttgttttctccttctcctcctcctcccacttctcctcctcctcctccttcttctccttctcctcccaaacccagagtcaaatgcttaatggactgagccacccaggcgccccttatctgtgtgttcttaaattttcttcatcAATGTCGGATAATATTCAGTATACACATCTTTCACNNNNNNNNNNTATCAGAACAAagggattatttccttttttaaatttttcttatttttaagtaatctctacacccaatgtggggctcaaacccacagtcccaacatcaagagtcacatgctctaccagctgagccagtcaggcaccctggaattattttcttaattctcttccTAAACGGGTTGCCATTAGAGTATACAAATACTGATTTTTGcatgctgattttgtatcctgcaactttattacatttatttattagctataataaaagtgtttttgtgggcacctgggtggctcggttggttgagcggcagactttggctcaggtcatgatctcgcggtttgtgagttcgagccccatgtcggactctgggctgacagttcagagcctggggcttgctttggattctgtgtctccctctctctctgctcctcccctgcttgcactctgtgtctctctctttctgaaaaataaataaatatttttaaaaatttaaaaaaaaattaaagtgtttttgCTTGTTTAGTTTTTAGGGGTTTTTTGTACACATATGATTATATTATCAGCAAACAgataatcttgattttttttttaatttcgatacctttatttctttttcttgtctaattgctctggctaggatttcccATGCTATGTTTAAATTGAGgtggtgatggggcacctgggtggctcagtcggttaagcaaccaacttcagctcaggtcatgatctcacagtctgtgagttcgagccccacgtcgggctctgtgctgaaagctcagagcctggagcctgcttccgattctgtgtctccctctctctgtctgcccctcccctgctaacgctctatctgtctctgaaaaataaataaacattaaaaaaaatttaaatcgaGCTGGTGAGAGTGCCTACAGTAGACTCATTTCTTACCTTACAAGGTaagctttctgtttttttccattgctgttagctatgggctttttaCATCTgtcctttattgtgttgaggcaaattctttatgtattttattgaaaggtttttttttttccaatcatgAATGGATACTGAATTTTTGGATATCGGgatgtgattttctttccttccgtGTGTGTATGAGACTTTGGCTACAGGGTGATCCTGTCCTCATgaaatgaatttgggggacacctgggtggctcagtctgttaagagtgcgactcttgatttcggctcaggtcatgagtttgagccttgcatcaggcttcCCTCTGAcagccttgggattctctctcttcccctctctctctgccccttcctacctctctctctctctctctctctctctctctcaataaaaagtaaataaaacaaaatgaatttggaagtgtttcctcttcttctattttttggacgTGTTTAAGAAGGACTGGAACGAACTATTCTTTGAATGCTCGGTAGAGGCTCCAAGCATAAAGCCCGTGGTCCCCTTGCCCAGATTGTTTCCTTCTTGTGTCTTCTCAGGTGGCGAGGGCACCGCTGCCCAAAACTTCTCCTGTTTTATCTACAACGTGAACTTCATGAACTGCACTTGGGCGAAAGGTCGGGCTGCGCCTGATGACGTCCAATATTTCTTGTACATACAAGACTTTAAGTAAGTGTCGACCTTACGTAGGCGGCCTTGAAAAGCACAGGGCGGGAGGGGGGGACGCCCTGACCGGTCTCCGAACACCTTGGAATCTTgtagggaaaaaagggaaagagagtgtCCTCATTATGTGACGGACTCAGGAACCCACATCGGATGTCACCTGCACGATCTGTCGGGATTAACGTTCCGCAATTACTTCCTGGTGAACGGCACCAGCCGAGAGACGGCGGTCCAGTTTTTTGATATGATTTTGTCCTTGAAAAACATAGGTGAGAACGGCGTCCTGTGGGGTGAACCCATGCTTGGCAGGCGAGCTCGGGACAGGATTTGCCGGGACACCAGCCCgcgtttcctggggctgctgttaGCACCTGGCCACAAACTGGGGGGGTTGGAAGAACGGAAATGTATTCTCTcgcagctctggaggccagagacCCCGAGTCGAGGTGTCCATACGGTTCCTTCCTTCTGGAAGGTGGCCGAGTAAGGGGGCCAGCACCCCTTCTACTCTGAACTCGGCGTGGTGAAAAGGTGtggtgcccctgccccccaccgcccaccGGAGGAagccagagcccccccccccaggcccccacaGTGAAGTCCCAGCAGGACAGAGGGGGACATTCGGACCGGGAGGTGGCGGGAGGGGAATTCGGGCTCGCTTGTGGGCCTCCCCATGTGGTAGCGGGCACAGCCTTCTCTTGCCTTTTGGGGGGGCCCGTTGACAAACGGATGCCAGCTCAcgtctcccccagccccctcttgCAGAGCCACCTGTTGGGGGAGCTCTAGGTGGCCGCTGGGGCCCCTGGGACTGTCACAGCAGGACAAACGTCCCCTGGCCCAGACGTGGCCACCTTCCTTCCGAGGGAATCCcgacttttctctcttcttccccatgTTTCTAAGACTTTTATGTGACCCAGGAGGCCCCAAGATTATTGCAAACTTCAGCCCTGTGATACTGTGACTTCCGATCAGCcgctctgggtctccctcccggCTCTGTGGCCCAGGGCTGACCAGACCCTTTGAATTTCCCGGGGTCCAGAGCCGTGaatgtgtcttttgttatgttaacgaGGTGACCTCGGAAAAGCGCTTGGGGTGGGGGCCGGTTGCCAGGGTTACCAACAGCAGGATCGGTGGCTTTGAATTTTCAGTTCCTTCCTCTGACTTcggccaggggcgggggggggggggggggggatgggaggggggctgggggccccAAGGGGCAACGGTTTAAGGAGTCGTGTCTGCGTAAGGAAGGCTGCGTGCCTTCCCGAAAGGACGGGGACAGTCGTAGCAGTCTGTGCGGGGTTTCCGTGACGGAACGCGCCCCCTCCCACCTCCGGGGTTGAGGACCGAATGTGGCCGCCGGGAGGAGACACAGACCGCACGTCCCCAGCCTTGGCGCGACCCACCCCGCGGGGTATCCCTTCGCCGCTCGCCGGGTCAGGACGTGCGTCCTCTCCGCCCGGCTGTCCCCATAGTGGCCCCGTGTCCGCTCAGCCCCTCGgcgtccctccttccctcccccggGGTTCCCGGGTCCCTCCCCGCAGCCGGCCACGCGGTCACGCGTGCGCACCGCCAGCCCTGCCCACGCGCCCGCCCGCGGTCCCCTTTGGTGCTCCCGGGGGACCCCTACCGGCTGCCCCTTGACGCCCGGCGGGCGGACCTGGGCCGGAGCCCCCGGGGCTCAGGGCCGTGACCTCGGTCCCCCTCGCAGAAATATACAGCCCGCCCAACAACGTCAGCGTCGACTGCAACCCGTCCCACTGCCAGATCCTCTGGGACCCGCCCAGGACCCGACACCCCTCGTCCGCCTGGGACTTCAACTACCAGCTGCGCATCCAGAAACAGGTCAGTGCGCTCGCCCCGGACCGGACGGCGTCGACCCAGAGGGCAGACcagcgccccgccccccgccgcgaGGGCCCGGTGCACGCGGCCCGGCAGCGATGGGTGAGGCGGGGCGGCGGGGCAGAGGAGGACACGGTGCCCCCCGCGGGACGGTCACCCCGCGGCCAGTCCCAGGGCGAGGGGACACCCCCGGCTGCTCCCCGAGCGCCGTCGGGGCTTGGAGGTGAGCAGGCCGAGGCGGGACGCACAGGCCCTGGCACCCGCCTGGAGAAGGGGGTTCTTTCCTCCAGGACCGCCGGGACCCAGTGTAGACAAGGCAGGTTCGCTCCGCCACGACCACGGGAGGCCAGGGGGGGCAAGGCGGACTCTCTCTTCCCCATCAACGGAGACTCGGTATAGACAGGGGGGACACTAGGCTCCGTATGGACGTGCGCCCAGTGTAGACAGGGGGACGCTAGGCTCCGTATGGACGTGCGTCCAGTGTAGACAGGGGGGACGCTAGGCTCCATATGGACGTGCGCGCAGTGTAGACGGGGGNNNNNNNNNNTGCGCGCAGTGTAGACGGGGGACGCTAGGCTCCATATGGACGTGCGCCCAGTGTAGACAGGGGGGACGCTAGGCTCCATATGGACGTGCGCCCAGTGTAGACAAGGGGGAGCCCTCTCTCCACATCCGCCTGTGCCCAGTGTAGACAAACTCGACCTCCAGCCCTTGCTTGGCCCCATCCGCCACTGGCTTGAACCCCAGGCGTGATCAGGCCCCGTTTCCCTCCGTGGACGAGTCCCACCCTCAGTCCCCATGTGACTCCGGTGAAGGCAGCTCACAGGGCCTCAGCCGTCCCCTGGGCCCCGGGGTGTGACCCTTGACCACACTCCCAGGGGACAACGTGTGAAAACTGTAAAAATGTGCCCAATGCAGAAAAGTACATctagttctgtttgtttttttctaggacAACAAGGAACACGCCGGAAATCAACTGGTGAGTTAAAACCCTGACCCAGAAGATTCCTGTGAGCGTGACCCAGATTTCTTCCTGCCAAACACCTGTAGTGGGTGGACGTCAACGTCCTTTATGGGGACGTTTCCTAAGTCCTAGGGACACTCTGACCTTCCGTATCGTCTTCTGTCCAATGGGGCTTAGCTCGGTCCCCATCTCTGCTCCTGGCCCTTGTACCTGCTGAGTGATTTCTACTTGGGGGAGCCCCCGAGACCACGTGTTTCTAGACAGTTCTGATGCTCGGGCCCGGAGGGAGCGTGCTTCTGAACCTGTCAGCTGCCTCGGTGGGGCCGCTGGAAAGGCATCCCCCCCCGCCcgctcccccccacctcccgccccagCCCTTCTTTGCTGAACACAGGAGACCCTGCCTTGAAACTTTTCTCTTCTGTCCAAAGATTGACGTGACCGGCAAATcggaaaataaatacaacttccCGAGTCCAGAGCCCAGACCCAAGCACACTGTGACGATACGGGTCTCAGACGCACGGGGACAGCATTGGAGTGCCTGGAGCCAGCCCGTGGAATTCGGTACGTGACCCGGGAGCGCCTCCGAATCCATCTGTTAGCCCGTCCCGTCTCCCTGGAGGCTCACGACCCAGGGGTTCCCGTGCGCTTGTCTGTGCTCCTTCAGAGGAAGGACAAACACCCCGCAGCCTCCTGAACCGGCCACCCCAGCCGGAAGGGGTCTCCTGGTCTGACACTTGTAGGGTGACTTTGTTGAAGCCATATgcctgcagagaaaaaaaaaaaaaccatatgcCTAGAAATGCGTATGGTTGGTTGGGGGGgtccatttgtatttatttttttattttttaaatttacttatctatttggtccatttctattttatttggagGTTAAAGTTTATttggtccatttttattttatttgggaggttaaaatttatttatttggtccatttctattttatttggaggttaaaatttatttatttggtccatttctattttatttggacgttaaaatttatttatttggtccatttttattttatttggggatttgaaatgtatttacttagtcatttggtttgttttttagaaattaattaatttttttggtctttttttttaaatgtttatttttttatttaaaaaagtttttttaatgtttttatttatttttgagacagagagagacagagcatgagcaggggaggggcagagagagagggagacacagaatcggaagcgggctccaggctgcgagctgtgagcgcagagcctgatgcaggggttgaagtcatgaaccctgagatcatgaccagagccaaagtcggacgcttatctgactgagccacccaggagcccctaaatgtttgtttatttttgagagacagagcaggagcaggggagaggcagagagagagacacacacacacagaatccaaagcgggctccaggctgtgagctgtcagtgcagagcctgatgcaggggttgaagtcatgaaccgtgagatcatgaccagagccgaagtcagacgcttaaccgacggagcctcCCAGGCGTGCCTTTTTGGTCCCCTTTGAAATCGGTTTATCGCACCGTCAGAGCACGTTCTGGTGTGGACGGTGCAGAGGCCCCTTTGGCTCATGGGCAGCTTTGCGGGAAGGCTTCGGGGTGGACACTTGGCGGGTCCTCTGCCGCTCTGAGCCTTTCTCCTCCGCGGCCAGCCGGCGAGGGAATGACTGCCGTGTGTCCCCAGTCTGCCCTGAGGGGTACGAGGTGCGTCCCCCTGTCTCCCCAGGCTCCACACAAGCCACAGCCAGCTTTGTGCACGTCTATGTGCTCGTGGTCCTGGGGACCTTCGTCTGTGCCCTGATTCTCAGCTGCTTTGTGAAAAGGTAATTCCAGTGGTGGGTTGGATGGAGCTCACAGAGCCGGTGGTGTGCCCTCAGCAGGGGGCGGTGTAGACGCGGCCAACGGGGGCCTCGTCGGGACCCCCGAGGGGCAGCCccagagccccccaggggccctaCCGAGCCCACCCGTGCGCCCCCACCCTTCAGCCGGATGGGCGCTGGGGGCCCCCGACCTCAGCTTCTCTTTCTGCCAAAGCTTCCTGTCCCCGTGCGAGTCTCACCGAGGCCTCGGGGCCCAGCCGGCAGCGTCCAGTCCGCCCGTCTTTGCACGTGGGGAACGGGGGCTCCTGTGTGGGCAGCAGACGTGTGCCCTCGGCTCCAACAGGGTCTCAGGGCCCCTCACACGCGCCTCGGGATGAAAGGCACACGCAGAAAAGTTAATTCTCACCTACAGGCCGGTGCAGGGCACGGTTTGCGAACCTGGGGCATCTTCGCAGAGGGTGGCCCTCCTGCACAATGGGGGGACCCTCTGGGTGGCCTCCTGTGCCCAGCCCTCGATGGCCCCCCGCGTCCTGGCTGGGACGTTGGTGGCCGTTCCCCTCAGGACTTAGGGCGTGGCCAACGGCACAGGACAAGGGGGGGCTGTCCCGGCCGGCTGAATGCGGGGGCCGCACGGCACCCCCGTTGCCCAGGGACCCTGCACCTGGGAGCAGATGGGAACAGGGGCCACAGCCACCGGAACGGTCACAGAGCGCGTGCTTTACCCAAGGCATTTATCTTTGTGAAAAGCTGCTTGTGTTTCCtgtggaaacaggaaaaaatgaccaCAAACCAGATgtcttgaaacaacagaaatgagtCATCTCCCAACATTGGAGACGAGAGTCTGAGACCCAGACAGGgaaggaccactgagatccaggaggggcaggacccctgagatcgAGGCAGGGCAGGTCCGCTGAAACCCAGGAAGgtcagggctgctgagatccaggcaaggcagggccactgagatccaggaggggcagggctgctgagatccagggggggcaggaccactgagatccaggagaggcagaaacactgagatccaggcagggcagggccactgggaTCCAGGCAGGGCATGGCCACTgggatccaggaggggcagggccactgagatccaggcaggggagggctgctgagatccaggtagggcagggccactgagatccaggagaggcagaaacactgagatccaggcagggcagggccactgagatccaggcagggcagggctgctgagatccaggtagggcagggccactgagatccaggcaggggagggctgctgagatccaggaagGGCAAGACCATTGAATCCAAGAGGGGCAGGGCAactgagatccaggaggcacaggaccactgagatccaggaaaGGCAGCAactctgagatccaggcagggcaggacccctgggatccaggcaggggaggaccactgagatccaggaaggGCAAGACCATTGAATCCAAGAGGGGCatggccactgagatccaggaggcacaggaccactgagatccaggaaaGGCAGAaacactgagatccaggcagggcagggcccctgagatcTAGGGGGGACAGGACCACtcagatccaggcagggcagggacacCCGTCATTGGATTTAGGTTCCCTCATGCAGGATGAGCTCAcattaacttgattacatctgcaaagataaAATTCCCAACAAGGTCCTGTTTTAGGTGCCTGGACTCAGGACCTGagtatatattttggggggacaGCACTCAGCTGTTCAGGCTCAGATGCAGAAATGAAGTCAGGCCACTGGAAATGGTGCCGACCATAAACCCAGCTCGTGGACAGGAACCTGCCGGCTCGGAAAGCGTGCTTTCCAAGGTTGGAGGGACAGGAGGACATGTCCGGGGACCCCGGGCTACCCCAGGATGCCCGCGATGGGCCACATCCTCCAGTCCATCCCCGTACCCCAGGGACTCAGTCTCGTGTTTGCTCATTTCTCTGAGATTCGAGCCTTCAGTGAAATCGTTCCCCGGAACATGGCTGTGGCTTCTCACACAGCAGGAGGACATGTCCCACGTCACAGACGGGTGAGGTTACATGCCGGTCTGTCCTTCACACACTCCTTGTGTCCCCAGGTTGTTTGCGTCAGAGACCTTATTCCCACGGATTCCGCACATCAAGGATAAATGGAGTGAGAACGTTCACACTGACCACCaggtaggtggggggggggcagcgaaCCAGCACGGGGGGTGGGCAGTgagcctccttcccctcccttggTCCCCAGGCTCggtcctgccccaggacctttgcacgtgCCGGACCGTATGCCTGGAGGCCCCTGTCCCAAGCCGTCCCATCAGGCGGTCCTTTCACGCCTCAGTCACAGGGTGGCCCCGCCCACCGGGCCCCCGGTTCCCATCCACAGCCCTCGGCCACCCGAGCCCCGCTCGCTGGGTTCCCGAAAACCCGACACCCCCGTCCTCCCTGTGCCCCCCAGATCATCTGGGAGAAATCCACCCCGGATACAGGAAAGATCGACCATGAAGAGATCCTAACCGTGGAGGAAGTCACCGTCGCCCCGGAGAGCGTGTGAACCACAAAGTTGCTTCCAGCCCTGGAACGTTCTGGAAGCcgttttgtcttttcattgtttgaACACTTATTTATACGGCgctctatttttttactttaaaacaacgTGGTCTTTTGCAAGGATGCCTGTAGTCGGAGTTGAACGCCGTTGGGTCCTGACCCCATGACGCACCTTCCTTGACCCCTGGGGAGCAATGAGCCTTTCCCTCCCGTGGCTCAGGCGTCCCCCTGCCAGCAGCCGGTGGGGCTGGGGCATGGCCTCTGACACACTTGTCCCGTGTGAACAGTGGCCTCCCCATACAGGGACCATCTCAGGGTCCCGAGCGTAATCACCTGTAAGGGCCCGTTGGTCACAGAAGGTCACATGTTCACAGGCTTCGGGAGTCGGGTCGTGGACGTCCTTGGGGACATTAGTCCACAACATGGGGGTCAGGACTTGGACACCTTCGTGTGCGggcttgggagggaggggaggggacttcCCTCAAAGATCCTGGCCGCACCTCTGCATCGTGACTTTTGAGAGGGCAAATCCTACGACCTGCAGGCCGCC includes:
- the CSF2RA gene encoding LOW QUALITY PROTEIN: granulocyte-macrophage colony-stimulating factor receptor subunit alpha (The sequence of the model RefSeq protein was modified relative to this genomic sequence to represent the inferred CDS: deleted 1 base in 1 codon); this encodes MTSRFTAMSSTGTVGIVGQEPHRVTNHLVKRATLPWAPCPPPLGLPRPPSRPLGPWATTILFCMLLDPALPLTQEHHDVPTTEWVPSLNMKFDRRTMELSWDCKENTTYLECVMIHKEKGEIRKKPKNKDCHCNFSHDSLHGGITFVVKVNSTQGPIPEKLVYANPGGEGTAAQNFSCFIYNVNFMNCTWAKGRAAPDDVQYFLYIQDFKEKRERECPHYVTDSGTHIGCHLHDLSGLTFRNYFLVNGTSRETAVQFFDMILSLKNIEIYSPPNNVSVDCNPSHCQILWDPPRTRHPSSAWDFNYQLRIQKQDNKEHAGNQLIDVTGKSENKYNFPSPEPRPKHTVTIRVSDARGQHWSAWSQPVEFGSTQATASFVHVYVLVVLGTFVCALILSCFVKRLFASETLFPRIPHIKDKWSENVHTDHQIIWEKSTPDTGKIDHEEILTVEEVTVAPESV